A genome region from Columba livia isolate bColLiv1 breed racing homer chromosome 2, bColLiv1.pat.W.v2, whole genome shotgun sequence includes the following:
- the LOC102093242 gene encoding fatty acid-binding protein 5, whose translation MAVDAFLGKWCLVSSEGFEEYMKELGVGMAMRKMGSMAKPDVYITKDGDAVTVKTESTFKTSQFSFKIGEKFEENTLDGRKTQTLVSLKDDGSLVQEQEWDGKKTIITRKLVNGQLVVECDMNGVKCVRVYQKA comes from the exons ATGGCCGTGGATGCGTTTTTAGGCAAATGGTGCCTCGTCTCCAGCGAGGGCTTCGAGGAGTATATGAAGGAGCTGG gTGTGGGTATGGCCATGAGAAAAATGGGAAGCATGGCCAAACCAGATGTGTACATTACTAAGGATGGGGATGCAGTCActgtaaaaacagaaagcacCTTCAAAACGTCACAGTTCAGCTTCAAGATTGGTGAGAAATTTGAGGAAAATACATTAGATGGCAGGAAAACTCAG actctTGTCAGCCTAAAAGATGATGGGTCATTGGTTCAGGAGCAGGAATGGGATGGCAAGAAGACCATAATAACACGGAAACTAGTGAATGGACAATTGGTGGTG GAATGTGACATGAATGGCGTCAAGTGTGTTAGAGTCTACCAGAAAGCATGA
- the MRPL53 gene encoding large ribosomal subunit protein mL53: protein MASKIRVVLRPVKSILVRFCPFESDVESTRKFLQYINHKKIQDTNRNCEVTADVRHDGSEPLVDVRFADGERLIMKGANLTTIEMLTALGTRCNAKDLKEEPKSKKKNP, encoded by the exons ATGGCGTCCAAGATCCGCGTGGTGCTGCGGCCGGTGAAGAGTATCCTTGTCCGCTTCTGTCCCTTCGAGTCCGACGTGGAGAGCACGAG AAAATTTCTTCAGTATATAAACCATAAAAAAATCCAGGACACtaacagaaactgtgaagtgACTGCCGATGTGAGACACGATGGGTCTGAACCACTTGTAGATGTTAGGTTTG ctGATGGGGAGCGACTGATAATGAAGGGAGCCAACTTGACAACAATAGAAATGTTAACAGCATTGGGGACCAGATGTAATGCAAAAGATCTTAAGGAAGAACcgaaaagcaagaagaagaatccctga